One stretch of Pseudoramibacter sp. DNA includes these proteins:
- a CDS encoding L7Ae/L30e/S12e/Gadd45 family ribosomal protein, whose amino-acid sequence MKIDVETFKTSPKVIGLNQTLKKIKKGDIRFVILAEDCDQPIAKKVKEACETHHIRLITAGSKATMGKACGIDRPAAVIGFLDED is encoded by the coding sequence ATGAAAATAGATGTTGAAACTTTTAAAACCTCACCAAAGGTGATCGGCCTGAACCAGACCCTCAAAAAGATCAAAAAAGGCGATATCCGCTTTGTGATCCTGGCAGAGGACTGCGATCAGCCCATCGCCAAGAAAGTGAAGGAAGCCTGTGAAACTCATCACATCCGCCTGATTACGGCGGGCAGCAAAGCCACGATGGGAAAGGCCTGCGGCATAGACCGGCCGGCGGCCGTCATCGGCTTCTTAGATGAAGACTAA
- the rpsL gene encoding 30S ribosomal protein S12, which produces MPTINQLVKQGRKTAMLKTKTPALKSNPQKRGVCTAVRTATPKKPNSALRKIARVKLVNGMEVTAYIPGIGHNLQEHSIVLVKGGRVKDLPGVRYKIIRGALDAAGVEDRKQARSKYGAKKPKK; this is translated from the coding sequence ATGCCTACCATTAATCAGCTTGTTAAGCAAGGAAGAAAAACGGCAATGTTAAAAACAAAGACGCCCGCTCTGAAGAGCAACCCGCAGAAACGCGGCGTATGCACGGCGGTTCGTACGGCAACACCGAAGAAGCCGAACTCAGCTCTTCGTAAAATTGCCAGAGTTAAACTTGTCAATGGCATGGAAGTTACGGCTTATATTCCGGGAATCGGACACAACCTGCAGGAACACTCAATCGTGCTCGTCAAAGGCGGCCGTGTTAAGGACTTACCTGGGGTAAGATATAAGATTATCCGTGGCGCACTCGATGCAGCTGGCGTAGAAGACCGTAAGCAAGCTCGATCCAAATACGGCGCGAAAAAGCCTAAAAAGTAA
- the rplB gene encoding 50S ribosomal protein L2: MGIKKYKPTSPGRRNMSVNTYDEVTKKEPEKSLLSKVKKNGGRNVYGRITVRHKGGGAKRKYRIIDFKRDKYNVPGKVVGIEYDPNRTANIALIQYADGEKRYILAPLRLQPGMTVVSADDADIKVGNCLPLANIPVGTYVHNIEFKPGKGGQMARSAGSSAQLMAKENDYATLRLPSGEMRMVRLECHATIGVVGNLDHQNVRIGKAGRKRHMGIRPTVRGSVMNPNDHPHGGGEGRAPVGRPGPVTPWGKPALGYKTRKKRNRSDKLIVRRRNDK, encoded by the coding sequence ATGGGAATTAAAAAATACAAACCGACTTCACCAGGCCGACGCAACATGAGCGTCAACACCTACGACGAAGTCACCAAAAAAGAACCTGAAAAGTCTTTACTCTCAAAGGTCAAGAAAAACGGCGGCCGCAACGTCTACGGCAGAATCACCGTTCGCCACAAGGGCGGCGGTGCCAAGAGAAAATACCGTATCATTGATTTCAAACGCGACAAGTACAATGTACCGGGTAAGGTTGTCGGCATCGAATACGATCCGAACCGTACCGCAAACATCGCACTCATCCAGTATGCAGACGGCGAAAAACGCTACATTCTCGCGCCCCTTCGTTTACAGCCGGGCATGACCGTTGTTTCTGCTGACGATGCAGATATCAAAGTCGGCAACTGCCTGCCGCTGGCCAATATTCCAGTTGGTACTTACGTACACAACATCGAATTCAAGCCGGGCAAAGGCGGCCAGATGGCCCGTTCAGCAGGGTCCAGCGCACAGCTCATGGCAAAGGAAAATGATTATGCGACATTGAGACTGCCATCCGGTGAAATGAGAATGGTTCGTCTGGAATGCCACGCCACCATCGGTGTTGTGGGCAACCTCGACCATCAGAATGTCCGGATCGGAAAAGCCGGCCGCAAACGTCACATGGGCATCCGCCCGACAGTCCGCGGTTCTGTTATGAACCCGAACGACCACCCACATGGTGGTGGTGAAGGCCGTGCGCCAGTTGGCCGTCCAGGACCTGTCACCCCGTGGGGCAAACCGGCATTGGGCTACAAGACCCGCAAGAAGAGAAATCGCTCTGATAAGTTAATTGTCAGACGCCGCAATGACAAGTAA
- the rplW gene encoding 50S ribosomal protein L23 — protein MKDPRDIIISPIISEKSMDQTEEKKYSFKVAKDANKIEIRNAVEAIFDVKVQKVYTMNMTGKTKRRGYTTGKRPDWKKAIVKLTDDSKTIEFFEGV, from the coding sequence ATGAAAGATCCTCGCGATATTATCATTAGCCCGATCATCTCTGAAAAGAGCATGGATCAAACCGAAGAAAAGAAATATTCTTTTAAAGTTGCAAAAGACGCCAATAAAATCGAAATCCGCAATGCCGTTGAAGCCATTTTCGATGTCAAGGTTCAGAAGGTGTACACCATGAACATGACCGGCAAAACAAAACGCCGCGGCTACACAACAGGCAAGAGACCGGATTGGAAGAAAGCGATCGTCAAGCTCACAGATGACAGCAAGACCATCGAATTCTTCGAAGGGGTCTAA
- the rplD gene encoding 50S ribosomal protein L4 yields MPKIDILDTKGNVVGNAELSDRVFGIEPNEPVVHQVVVAQLANKRQGTKGTKTRSEVRGGGRKPWRQKGTGRARAGSSRSPLWIGGGVIFAPKSRDYGKKVNKKVRNLAMRSVFSEKTAEKTLRVVDAFNFEAPKTKAMVEALNALDAKNALVVTSAKDANVYLSARNIEKVQATTVAELNVYDMLKYDVLVLTKDALDKIEEVYA; encoded by the coding sequence ATGCCAAAAATCGATATTTTAGATACAAAAGGAAATGTTGTCGGCAATGCAGAATTGAGCGACCGCGTCTTCGGAATCGAACCCAATGAACCGGTTGTTCATCAGGTTGTCGTCGCTCAGTTAGCCAACAAACGCCAGGGAACAAAGGGCACCAAAACCCGTTCGGAAGTCCGCGGAGGCGGCAGAAAACCTTGGCGTCAGAAGGGAACCGGCCGCGCCCGTGCAGGCTCCAGCCGTTCACCGTTGTGGATCGGCGGGGGCGTGATCTTCGCACCGAAGAGCCGCGACTACGGCAAAAAGGTCAACAAAAAGGTGAGAAACCTCGCCATGCGTTCTGTGTTCTCTGAAAAGACCGCAGAAAAGACCTTAAGAGTTGTCGATGCCTTTAACTTCGAAGCACCGAAGACCAAGGCCATGGTTGAAGCACTCAATGCGCTGGATGCTAAAAACGCACTGGTCGTAACGTCTGCAAAAGACGCCAACGTTTATTTGTCAGCCCGCAACATCGAAAAAGTTCAGGCCACCACTGTTGCTGAACTCAATGTCTACGACATGCTTAAATACGATGTGCTGGTGCTCACAAAAGATGCTCTGGATAAAATTGAGGAGGTATATGCATAA
- the rpsJ gene encoding 30S ribosomal protein S10: protein MSKQKIRIRLKAFDHVLLDQSAKRIVETANRTGASVSGPVPLPTEKEIVTILRAVHKYKDSREQFEIRTHKRLIDIVNPTPKTVDALMRLNLPSGVDIEIKL, encoded by the coding sequence ATGAGCAAACAAAAAATTAGAATTCGTTTAAAGGCTTTTGATCACGTTTTACTTGATCAGTCAGCAAAGCGGATCGTCGAAACCGCGAACCGCACAGGCGCTTCCGTTTCTGGTCCAGTGCCGCTGCCGACCGAAAAAGAAATTGTGACGATTTTGAGAGCTGTACACAAGTACAAAGACTCAAGAGAACAATTTGAAATCAGAACCCACAAACGCCTGATCGATATTGTTAACCCAACACCGAAGACCGTTGACGCACTGATGCGCCTCAACTTACCATCCGGTGTCGATATCGAAATCAAATTATAA
- the rplC gene encoding 50S ribosomal protein L3: MKKAIIGKKIGMTQIFKEDGTVVPVTVVEAGPCTVVQKKTVETDGYDAVQFAFGDVKDKNVTKPVKGHYDKYGVKYARVLREFRLDDCSAYEPGQEVKADVFEAGDHVDVSGRSKGKGYAGAIKRWGQQRGPMAHGSKYHRSAGSMGASAYPSRVPKDKHMSGQMGNKNVTTLNLEVVSVDAENNLLLIKGAIPGPRGAVVSVKSSVKAAE; the protein is encoded by the coding sequence ATGAAAAAAGCGATTATCGGTAAAAAAATCGGCATGACGCAGATTTTTAAAGAAGACGGCACCGTTGTTCCGGTGACAGTTGTTGAAGCCGGCCCCTGCACAGTCGTGCAGAAGAAAACCGTTGAAACAGACGGCTACGATGCAGTCCAGTTTGCCTTTGGCGATGTGAAAGATAAGAATGTCACGAAGCCGGTTAAAGGTCATTACGACAAATACGGCGTCAAGTACGCACGAGTGCTTCGGGAATTCAGATTAGATGACTGCAGCGCTTACGAACCAGGTCAGGAAGTCAAGGCAGATGTCTTTGAAGCAGGCGACCATGTCGATGTTTCAGGCCGTTCAAAAGGTAAAGGATACGCCGGCGCGATCAAACGCTGGGGACAACAGAGAGGGCCTATGGCTCACGGTTCCAAATACCATCGTTCAGCTGGTTCAATGGGTGCTTCTGCCTATCCGTCACGTGTTCCGAAAGACAAACATATGTCTGGCCAGATGGGGAACAAAAATGTTACGACATTAAACCTTGAAGTGGTGTCTGTAGACGCAGAAAACAATCTGTTATTGATTAAAGGCGCTATTCCTGGCCCAAGGGGAGCCGTGGTTTCCGTAAAGAGCAGTGTGAAGGCTGCTGAATAA
- the rplV gene encoding 50S ribosomal protein L22 — MEAKATAKNVRVSSRKAKLVADAIRGKSVGEALSILQLSPNKAAKIIEKVVLSAYANAENNYNMNTDTLYIAQISANQGPTLKRWKAGPQGRAFPIKKRTSIITAVLKESDSQE, encoded by the coding sequence ATGGAAGCTAAAGCAACCGCAAAAAACGTCCGTGTTTCATCCAGAAAGGCAAAACTTGTCGCTGATGCGATCAGAGGCAAAAGTGTTGGCGAAGCACTTTCGATTTTACAGTTATCACCGAACAAGGCTGCTAAAATCATTGAAAAAGTTGTGCTTTCTGCTTATGCTAACGCGGAAAACAATTACAATATGAATACAGACACCCTGTATATCGCTCAGATTTCGGCAAACCAAGGCCCGACCTTAAAGCGTTGGAAAGCTGGCCCCCAAGGCCGTGCGTTCCCGATTAAGAAAAGAACGTCGATCATCACTGCCGTATTAAAAGAATCTGATTCTCAAGAATAA
- the rpsG gene encoding 30S ribosomal protein S7: MPRKGPVPKRKVLPDPIYKNTVVTKLINNVMLDGKKGVAQRIVYGAFDLVAEKTGKDALEAFQEAIANITPVLEVKARRVGGATYQVPVEIRADRKQALALRWLVTFARQRSERTMVERLAGEIMDACNNSGGAVKRKETMHAMAEANKAFAHFRW; encoded by the coding sequence GTGCCTAGAAAAGGACCAGTTCCTAAGAGAAAAGTACTGCCGGATCCGATCTACAAAAACACTGTTGTGACCAAATTGATCAACAACGTCATGTTAGACGGAAAGAAGGGTGTCGCACAGCGTATCGTTTACGGTGCCTTTGATCTGGTAGCAGAAAAAACAGGAAAGGATGCTCTTGAAGCATTTCAGGAAGCCATCGCCAATATCACACCGGTATTGGAAGTTAAAGCAAGACGTGTTGGTGGGGCAACTTATCAGGTCCCAGTTGAAATTCGTGCAGACCGCAAACAAGCGTTAGCCCTGAGATGGCTTGTCACTTTTGCCCGTCAGCGCTCCGAACGCACAATGGTTGAACGCCTCGCAGGCGAAATCATGGATGCCTGCAACAATTCAGGCGGCGCTGTTAAGCGTAAGGAAACCATGCACGCCATGGCAGAAGCCAACAAAGCCTTTGCCCATTTCAGATGGTAA
- the fusA gene encoding elongation factor G: MAREYSLENTRNIGIMAHIDAGKTTTTERILYYAGKIHKIGETHDGASQMDWMAQEKERGITITSAATTCHWKGNRINIIDTPGHVDFTVEVERSLRVLDGAVAVFDAKAGVEPQSETVWRQADEYDVPRLVYINKMDVTGADFYMSVDSLVDRLNAHPVCVQLPIGAEHDFIGIIDLIKMKAEIYEDELGEKIEVTDIPDDMKDKAEEYRDKMLESLAEVDDDLMEKYLDGQEISEEEIKHAIRKGTVELKLVAVTCGSSYKNKGVQMLCDAIVDYLPSPLDVPPVKGTDPNTDEEIERKASDDEKFSALAFKIMTDPYVGKLAFMRVYSGKAEAGSYVYNSSKDKRERLGRILLMHANHRQELSEVYTGDIVAAVGLKDTGTGDTLCDPDHPIVLERMEFPDPVISVAVEPKTKAGQEKMTVALMKLAEEDPTFKTHTDEETGQTIISGMGELHLDIIIDRMLREFKVEANIGKPQVAYKETITKKVDAEGKFARQSGGRGQYGHCLITLEPLEAGEGFVFENKVVGGAIPKEFIGPVEQGIKEAMQNGVVAGYPVIDVKATVYDGSYHEVDSSEMAFKVAGSMAFKNGMRKAAPVLMEPMEKLTVVCPEEYMGDVMGDINSRRGRVEGMEARQNGTQQITAVVPLAEMFGYATSLRSKTQGRGISTMQFSHYEAVPKSIAEKVVEGKE, encoded by the coding sequence GTGGCTAGAGAATATAGTTTGGAAAATACGCGGAATATCGGGATCATGGCGCACATCGATGCCGGTAAGACCACGACAACAGAACGTATCCTTTACTATGCCGGCAAAATCCATAAAATCGGGGAAACCCACGACGGGGCTTCCCAGATGGACTGGATGGCACAGGAAAAGGAAAGAGGGATTACCATCACCTCTGCAGCGACGACTTGCCATTGGAAAGGCAACCGAATCAACATCATCGACACCCCGGGGCACGTCGACTTCACCGTTGAAGTTGAACGTTCTCTGAGAGTTCTGGATGGTGCCGTTGCCGTTTTCGATGCCAAAGCCGGGGTTGAACCTCAGTCTGAAACCGTCTGGCGTCAGGCTGATGAATACGACGTTCCGCGTTTGGTTTATATTAACAAAATGGACGTTACCGGTGCAGACTTCTACATGTCAGTAGATTCACTGGTAGACCGTTTGAATGCACATCCGGTTTGTGTCCAGCTGCCAATCGGCGCTGAACATGACTTTATCGGGATCATCGATTTGATCAAAATGAAAGCCGAAATTTATGAAGATGAATTGGGCGAAAAGATCGAAGTCACCGATATCCCGGACGATATGAAGGACAAAGCAGAAGAATACCGCGACAAGATGCTCGAAAGTCTCGCTGAAGTCGACGATGACCTGATGGAAAAATATCTGGACGGCCAGGAAATTTCAGAAGAAGAAATCAAGCACGCGATTCGCAAAGGCACCGTCGAATTGAAACTCGTTGCCGTAACCTGCGGTTCTTCCTATAAGAACAAAGGCGTTCAGATGCTTTGCGACGCCATTGTCGATTATCTGCCGTCACCTTTGGACGTGCCGCCTGTTAAAGGGACCGATCCGAACACCGATGAAGAAATCGAACGCAAGGCTTCAGACGATGAAAAATTCTCAGCGCTCGCCTTTAAGATCATGACAGACCCCTATGTCGGGAAACTCGCCTTCATGCGTGTTTACTCCGGAAAGGCAGAAGCCGGGTCTTATGTCTACAACTCATCTAAAGACAAACGCGAAAGATTGGGCCGTATTCTTTTAATGCACGCCAATCACCGTCAGGAACTGTCAGAAGTTTACACCGGCGATATCGTCGCCGCTGTCGGCCTGAAAGATACAGGCACCGGGGATACCCTGTGCGATCCGGATCATCCGATCGTGCTCGAAAGAATGGAATTCCCGGATCCGGTTATTTCAGTTGCCGTCGAACCGAAGACAAAGGCCGGCCAGGAAAAAATGACCGTCGCCCTGATGAAGCTGGCAGAAGAAGACCCGACCTTCAAGACACACACCGATGAAGAAACCGGTCAGACCATCATTTCAGGGATGGGCGAACTGCACCTGGACATCATCATCGACCGTATGCTCCGCGAATTCAAGGTCGAAGCCAACATCGGCAAACCGCAGGTCGCTTACAAAGAAACGATCACGAAGAAAGTCGATGCTGAAGGCAAGTTCGCACGTCAGTCAGGCGGCCGCGGCCAGTACGGGCACTGCCTGATCACCCTGGAACCGCTGGAAGCCGGCGAAGGCTTTGTCTTTGAAAACAAAGTTGTCGGCGGGGCCATTCCGAAAGAATTTATCGGACCTGTTGAACAGGGGATTAAAGAAGCGATGCAGAACGGCGTCGTCGCTGGCTATCCGGTTATCGACGTGAAAGCCACTGTATACGATGGTTCCTATCACGAAGTCGACTCCTCAGAAATGGCCTTTAAGGTCGCAGGGTCCATGGCTTTCAAAAACGGGATGCGCAAGGCTGCACCTGTTTTGATGGAACCGATGGAAAAACTCACTGTTGTCTGTCCTGAAGAATACATGGGCGATGTCATGGGCGATATCAACTCAAGACGCGGCCGCGTTGAAGGGATGGAAGCGCGTCAGAACGGCACACAGCAGATCACAGCCGTGGTGCCATTGGCAGAAATGTTCGGCTACGCCACTTCTTTGAGAAGCAAGACGCAGGGCCGAGGCATCTCCACCATGCAGTTCTCGCACTACGAAGCAGTGCCGAAATCCATCGCAGAAAAAGTTGTTGAAGGCAAAGAATAA
- the rpsS gene encoding 30S ribosomal protein S19 translates to MSRSLKKGPFVEERLLKRIEEMNEKGEKKVVKTWSRSSTIFPQFVGHTIAVHDGRKHVPVYCTEDMVGHKLGEFAPTRTFRGHSGAKKTVAQ, encoded by the coding sequence ATGAGTCGATCATTAAAGAAAGGGCCTTTCGTCGAAGAAAGACTTTTAAAGAGAATAGAAGAAATGAACGAAAAGGGCGAAAAAAAAGTCGTCAAGACCTGGTCCCGTTCATCCACCATTTTCCCTCAATTTGTCGGACACACCATCGCTGTGCATGACGGCCGCAAACACGTGCCAGTGTACTGCACAGAAGACATGGTTGGCCACAAATTAGGTGAATTTGCGCCGACCCGCACCTTCAGAGGCCACAGCGGCGCAAAGAAAACTGTTGCGCAGTAA
- the rpoC gene encoding DNA-directed RNA polymerase subunit beta': MINPQELKFKSIQISLASPEKIRQWSRGEVKKPETINYRTLKPEKDGLFCEKIFGPTKDWECNCGKYKRIRHKGVVCENCGVEVTRAKVRRERMGHIELASPVSHIWYFKGIPSRMGLILEMSPKELERVIYFASYIVTDPGDTPLAYKQLLSDTEYREAKQQYGRSFRAGIGAEAIKELLQMVDLDQDSAVLKEELNNATGQKRVKIARHLEAVEAFRQSNNKPEWMILDCIPVIPPELRPMVQLDGGRFATSDLNDLYRRVINRNNRLKKLLELDAPDIIIQNEKRMLQEAVDALIDNGRRGRAITGPGNRPYKSLSDMLKGKQGRFRQNLLGKRVDYSGRSVIVVGPELKMYQCGLPKEMAIELFKPFVMHELVERGISQNIKNAKKTVEKMDPIVWDVLEDVIHEHPVLLNRAPTLHRLGIQAFEPVLVEGRAMKLHPLACTPYNADFDGDQMAIHVPLSVEAQAEARFLMMACNNILKPQDGTPVVVPTQDMILGAYYITLEMNDEEEATKGSFAPADIEPVVSDEMPVFCDEAEMEMALANHAVGLHKRVKVREHRTINGVDHVGFIESTVGRFIYNQVIPQDLGFVERDPERPETYFKLEIDQVVKKGVLSKIVDKCFRKHGPTVTSEVLDEIKRLGYKHSTLSGITVGVADMQVPGNKEEILAAADKKIDENQMNYEMGLISKEERHNNIRDIWNAATDEVTRSLLDNLGRLNPIHMMADSGARGSDNQIRQLAGMRGLMAKTDGDIVELPIRSNFREGLNILEFFSSSHGARKGLTDTALRTADSGYLTRRLVDVSQDVIVREEDCGTEHGYEVHALKENNEVIESLGERIAGRYAHEDIIDPNTGEVLVKKDEVITREMADKIDELGIESVSIRAVFNCEAKHGVCRKCYGVDLTTWKPVNIGEAVGTIAAQSIGEPGTQLTMRTFHAGGVASGDDITQGLPRVEELFEARKPKGQAIVTEISGVVDIQEGKRVEAVISAPDGSSKSYVIPYGARLKVATGDSVEAGQPLTEGSINPNDILRIQGVEAVQAYLLTEVQKVYRLQGVHISDKHIEVIIRQMLRKVKIEDSGDTDLITGTVVDIFDAIEANNNALDHGLEPCTYSRDLLGITKAALATDSFLSAASFQETTRVLTDAAVKAKVDPLMGLKENVIIGQLIPAGTGIRGYENVELDYDENSLDDDIDSDESEDSNSDIIDDIADGDTEGLDVVIDDDNILEKRVAEERKSIDDSIEKNEELSKAFDMFDMDFLSQDGDGKKTPDQPADDQKDSKDSDDSQDGGSDDIIG, from the coding sequence ATGATCAATCCACAGGAATTAAAGTTTAAATCGATTCAGATCAGTCTGGCGTCGCCAGAAAAGATCCGCCAATGGTCCAGAGGCGAAGTCAAAAAGCCTGAAACGATCAATTACAGAACCTTAAAGCCTGAAAAAGACGGCTTGTTCTGCGAAAAGATTTTCGGGCCCACCAAAGACTGGGAATGCAACTGCGGCAAATACAAGCGCATCCGCCACAAGGGCGTCGTCTGTGAAAACTGCGGCGTTGAAGTCACTCGGGCAAAGGTCCGCCGCGAACGCATGGGCCACATCGAACTGGCTTCTCCGGTTTCCCATATCTGGTATTTCAAGGGCATTCCGAGCCGGATGGGCCTGATTCTCGAAATGTCGCCGAAGGAATTGGAACGCGTCATCTATTTCGCGTCCTACATCGTCACCGATCCAGGTGACACCCCGCTGGCCTACAAACAGCTGCTTTCCGACACCGAATACCGGGAAGCCAAACAGCAGTACGGCAGAAGCTTCAGAGCCGGCATCGGCGCCGAAGCGATCAAGGAACTGCTTCAGATGGTCGACCTGGATCAGGATTCGGCGGTGCTCAAAGAAGAACTGAACAACGCCACCGGCCAGAAGCGCGTCAAGATTGCGCGCCACCTCGAAGCGGTTGAAGCCTTCAGACAGTCCAACAACAAGCCGGAATGGATGATTCTCGACTGCATCCCGGTCATTCCGCCGGAACTGCGCCCGATGGTTCAGCTGGACGGCGGCCGTTTCGCGACTTCTGACCTGAACGACTTGTACCGCCGGGTCATTAACCGCAACAACCGTCTGAAAAAACTGCTGGAACTCGACGCGCCGGACATCATTATTCAAAATGAAAAGCGCATGCTTCAAGAAGCCGTCGATGCCCTCATCGACAACGGCCGCAGAGGCCGCGCCATCACCGGCCCCGGCAACCGTCCGTACAAATCCTTGAGCGACATGCTCAAAGGGAAGCAGGGACGTTTCCGCCAGAACCTTCTGGGCAAACGTGTCGACTATTCCGGCCGTTCGGTTATCGTCGTCGGCCCTGAACTTAAAATGTACCAGTGCGGGCTGCCGAAGGAAATGGCCATCGAACTGTTCAAGCCTTTCGTCATGCACGAACTGGTGGAACGGGGCATCAGCCAGAACATCAAGAACGCGAAGAAAACCGTCGAAAAGATGGACCCGATCGTCTGGGATGTGCTGGAAGACGTCATTCACGAACACCCGGTGCTCTTGAACCGTGCACCGACCCTGCACCGTCTGGGCATCCAGGCCTTTGAACCGGTGCTCGTCGAAGGCCGCGCCATGAAGCTGCATCCTTTGGCCTGTACACCGTACAACGCCGACTTTGACGGGGACCAGATGGCCATCCACGTGCCGCTGTCCGTCGAAGCCCAGGCTGAAGCCCGTTTCCTGATGATGGCCTGCAACAATATCCTGAAACCTCAGGACGGGACTCCGGTTGTCGTGCCGACTCAGGATATGATCTTGGGCGCCTACTACATCACTTTGGAAATGAACGACGAAGAAGAAGCTACCAAGGGCAGCTTCGCACCGGCCGACATCGAACCGGTGGTTTCCGATGAAATGCCGGTCTTCTGCGACGAAGCCGAAATGGAAATGGCCCTGGCCAACCACGCCGTCGGCCTTCACAAAAGAGTTAAAGTCCGGGAACACCGCACCATCAACGGCGTCGATCACGTCGGCTTTATTGAATCCACGGTGGGCCGTTTTATCTACAACCAGGTCATTCCTCAGGATTTGGGCTTTGTGGAAAGAGATCCGGAAAGACCGGAAACGTACTTCAAGCTCGAAATCGACCAGGTGGTCAAAAAAGGCGTGCTGAGCAAGATCGTCGACAAGTGCTTCAGAAAGCACGGCCCGACCGTCACTTCAGAAGTGCTCGATGAAATCAAACGCCTCGGCTACAAACACTCCACCCTGTCCGGCATCACTGTCGGGGTCGCCGACATGCAGGTGCCTGGCAACAAGGAAGAAATCCTCGCCGCCGCCGACAAGAAGATCGACGAAAACCAGATGAACTACGAAATGGGGCTGATTTCCAAAGAAGAACGCCACAACAACATCCGGGATATCTGGAATGCGGCGACCGACGAAGTTACCCGTTCGCTGCTGGACAACCTGGGCCGCTTAAACCCGATTCACATGATGGCCGATTCCGGGGCCCGCGGTTCTGACAACCAGATCCGTCAGCTCGCCGGGATGCGCGGCCTCATGGCCAAGACCGACGGGGACATCGTCGAACTGCCAATTCGTTCCAACTTCCGTGAAGGGTTAAACATTTTGGAATTCTTCTCCAGTTCCCACGGCGCCCGGAAGGGGCTGACCGATACGGCCCTCCGTACTGCCGACTCTGGTTACCTGACCAGACGTCTCGTCGACGTCTCCCAGGACGTGATCGTCCGGGAAGAAGACTGCGGCACTGAACACGGCTATGAAGTCCACGCCCTGAAAGAAAACAACGAAGTCATCGAAAGCTTAGGAGAACGTATTGCAGGCCGCTACGCCCACGAAGACATCATCGACCCGAACACCGGTGAAGTGCTGGTGAAGAAAGACGAAGTCATCACCCGGGAAATGGCCGACAAGATCGACGAACTGGGCATTGAATCCGTCAGCATCCGCGCCGTCTTTAACTGCGAAGCCAAACACGGCGTCTGCCGCAAGTGCTACGGGGTCGACCTGACGACCTGGAAACCGGTGAACATCGGCGAAGCCGTCGGGACCATCGCCGCACAGTCTATCGGCGAACCTGGGACTCAGTTGACCATGCGGACCTTCCACGCCGGCGGTGTTGCTTCGGGCGATGACATCACCCAAGGGCTCCCCCGTGTCGAAGAATTGTTCGAAGCCCGCAAGCCTAAGGGCCAGGCCATTGTCACCGAAATTTCCGGTGTGGTCGACATCCAGGAAGGCAAGCGGGTCGAAGCGGTTATTTCCGCACCGGACGGCTCTTCCAAGAGCTACGTCATTCCTTACGGGGCGCGCCTGAAAGTCGCGACCGGGGATTCCGTCGAAGCGGGCCAGCCGCTGACAGAAGGGTCCATCAACCCGAACGATATCCTGAGAATTCAAGGTGTTGAAGCCGTTCAGGCCTACCTGCTGACCGAAGTTCAGAAGGTTTACCGTCTGCAGGGGGTTCATATTTCAGATAAGCACATCGAAGTCATCATTCGCCAGATGCTGAGAAAAGTCAAGATTGAAGATTCGGGAGACACGGATCTCATCACCGGCACCGTGGTGGATATCTTCGATGCCATCGAAGCCAACAACAACGCATTGGATCACGGCCTGGAACCCTGTACGTATTCCAGAGATCTCCTCGGGATCACCAAGGCGGCTCTGGCGACAGATTCCTTCCTGTCCGCCGCATCCTTCCAGGAAACGACCCGGGTGCTCACCGACGCAGCCGTGAAGGCGAAGGTCGATCCGCTCATGGGCTTAAAAGAAAATGTCATCATCGGCCAGCTCATTCCGGCAGGGACCGGTATCCGCGGCTATGAAAATGTCGAACTCGATTACGACGAAAACAGTCTGGACGACGATATCGACAGCGATGAATCGGAAGATTCAAACAGTGACATCATCGACGACATCGCCGACGGCGACACTGAAGGCCTGGACGTTGTGATCGACGACGACAACATTTTGGAAAAACGAGTCGCGGAAGAACGCAAATCCATCGATGATTCCATCGAAAAGAATGAAGAACTGTCAAAAGCCTTTGACATGTTCGACATGGATTTCCTGAGCCAGGACGGCGACGGCAAGAAAACGCCGGACCAGCCCGCGGACGATCAGAAGGATTCCAAGGATTCCGATGATTCCCAAGACGGCGGCTCAGACGATATCATTGGATAA